The DNA window ttttttttaacacctaggataaaaagctgaaattacagaagttgattttttttttttttaactgggatATTCCAAACCATATCTTTCTGATGTGGCTGGGGGCTTCCCAGTTTGGCTCTGTAAGGAAATCACTGcagaataaagcaaaattacttttcctACCTTATCAGCAAAGCAGGCAGATTTGCTCCTGACGTTTATCTGTGGATTTCATAGTCCCAGATGATTCAGCCCCAGAGCTGTACCATCTGGTAAAATGGTAAAGCTTGGAGCTTTCGTCTAGGCTGTTGCTTTGGCTGTTTTCACTGCCTGCAGAGCGGGACCAGGATCACCATCACCATGATTCATCCTGCAACCTCCTCTGCTGCTATAAAGTCCAAACCTTCTGCACTCACCGGGGCTCTTGCAATCTGTGAGATCTTTGAAGCCAAAACTATGGTATGTACTTCCACATCTTGTGCCACTTTCACTGCATCCTGTGTGTGGTCGACCACCAAGATCTCCATAAACTTGCACAGAGACCAAAGGGGATTCTCATTCCAGCAAAGCTGTTCAAATTTCTTGCCGTTGCTACTGATTCAAAGGCTGGGTGAATTTGAAGCCTTTTGAGCTCAcaagcagcagaaaagcaaaagctaagACCTGTCATCCAAGGCTAGACTGTAGAGGTTGCATCTTTAGCTCATTCCAGGtatggagagaagaaaaaggcacCTTCCCtacagggaaggggcagagtAGGAAGGGAAAGAGCCTGTCTAGTGGCAGACTTTGAAAATATCCCTTATGTTGGGCATGGTTGGATGGCATAAATGTCTTTGAGCCTGCATGGTTTTGTTTGGCTAGTGGGAACTGATATCTGGCtttgacaggaaaaaacattatAGTGAgtatcacacacacacagaggaataATGAGCAAGTGAAAAAGCTTAAATGACAATCTTGGCTCAGAGAACATTTCCTTGTTTAATGTCTTCCACTCAGGTTAATTACTAGTTCAAATATTTACAGTGAAGTGTGTTCTTCCAGTTGATTGCTGTGGTTGTGCTGCCTCTTCTGCCTCATACTGCAGGGACACACTGTGAAGATGACTTTCATGGAGATGcctttctctctgttcctgTAAGAGTCccgcctcttcctcctcttcccaagTTCTTGTCTTGGTGTATTTAGTGCAGAGAGATGCTTTAGCAGAAGGTGAGTCACCCTTTCTAGTCTGTAAATTAAGTTCAGGGTGAGTGGGTCAATGTGATAAGGTTGTCTGTTTTGAAGATGAATTTATGGCAGAAGCGTTCCATCCTGGACAGGAtggttgaaatggaaaatgctgGTTATAAAGGGTGGTGACATATTTGCAGGAGGTTGCCCAACGCAGGAATAGAGTCACCCCTGTCTTCATATTGCTCTTCTTGCAACACACCCAGGACACGCTTGTTTTTTGGAGCGGGCATCCTCCAAGTTGCCCATCTGTCCCCATGGATGATGAAGGAGACCTGGACCATGCACTTAGTCTAGATGGCTTTGCTTCTTCCCACTTGCTTCTTCATCTCCTTGACCATGGTAGGCTTTGGCTTGGAGTGCTTGTATTGGTCAGCCAAAACATCGAAGCCAAAACATTTTGTAGAATAAAATTACTggaatggtatttttaaatggttaatattttttactaaAAGAACTGGATGGAAACGCTTCTCAGTTATCAAAAGGTTTTCTctggttatttttaattgacAGAAAATccagttctcaaaaaaaaacaactgtttgTTTAAGATAAGTGCTATTAGAAAGAAGAGTAAAAAGATAGTCAAAATAATcctcaagattttaaaaaaaaaaatgtaggaaggaaaaatagCAATCAGTTACCAGGAAATCTTCCTGAGCTTGTAATACAAGTTTTAATGAATAGTTTGAAAACCATTTGAgattaaccttttccttttgctactgtGACAAAATCTTAAGAGCTAACCCGTTCAGCTGTAGCcatagagaaaaaataaatgcagccttcattttcctctttgattTGCTAAAATTATAGCTGAGAATATTTGGGTGTTGCCTCAAACATGAGGAGGAAAGGAGCTGCCCTTGTTTTGGAAGAGGTAGtctcatcttcctttcttctctctattATTCAGTCCACTAAAAGATAATTATTCTCCCACTGAAATTAGGCAGTCGCCTACTGCTTCCTTGGTTGGGATGGGAGAAGTCTCCCTTGCTAACATTAGGAAGCTATTTTAGACTCCTGTCTGCAGTTCACCCCTGAAGCAAGAGAATGAGGCACTGTAActgtctcctcttctctggGGACACCTTGGTGTCCCAACTTCAATGGTCAGGAGGGGAAATCTCTGAAAAACCTAGGGCTTGCTGGGCTTTCACCCCTTCGAGGCTGGGAACATCATGCAAAGCCAGTTCCTGATTTGCCAGGCCGTGGAGGGAGAGCAAGCAAGGGCAAGACCAACTGGTTGAGTCAACTAGCAGCAGCTGGTGAGGACTAACACCAGGTCCCAAAGCTGTGACTTTCTCTACCTCCTCTTTCTCTATCAACTGTCTTTTTTAGCAACAGCAAAACCCAAGGAAAAGTGGCCTCTGAAGCGAAGCCAAGCCGAGTAATTCTGGCTATGGATTGCGAAGGGATGGCCATGCCTCCCCATAGCTACAAGGAAGATCCAGACTTGGAGCCACGTTTGTTCCTGGACAGCAGTCCTGTGTGTGCCACCTGGCTGTGGCCCAGAGTGATGTCTTGAAACTGCACAGGGAATCGGTGACGTTCAGGCAATTAACTGGAGCTGCCTAATGGCTCAGCAGGGACTCTGGGCATTGAGTTTGCCTTCTTTCTAAATTACATTTGCATTAAGCTCAGATGAAAAATTACCCACCTAGATGGGCTTCATCTCATCTAATTGTAGCCGCTTAAATGTTGGATAAACTGCTGAACTGAGTTTCCTCATTTGAGAGGGGGTCAGGTGGAGGACTGTCTGCCTCACCTAACTGGAGTCTGACACGTCAAAGTTAGATGAGTTTCTACTCTTAGCATAGAAATGACATCTCATGCCCTTCCTCAAAGGTGCTTATCTTCTGCCTTGCGTCAGTCTttaatattcactttttttagGTTGCAATTAGAATTTTGCCCCATGAGAGCAGGGAGATTAGTGGTGCCGTGTGACCTGTAATTCTTCATGTGCTGGAGACAGGGAGAAATTCACTGTCATAATAGCGTCTGCAAATCCAGCGGATGACAGGCAGGGTGTATTCGTCTGAGTACACGCAGGTGTCTCACATGGTGATGTCTCCATTTGCGCTAATacccctgccccaggctgcctgcagagccaggagagATCTAATTGAGTCAGTAGAGTTTAGAGCTTGATGCATTTTGTGCTAAATTAGGCGCCTGTGTTTGGTCAGATGAATCACCCCATGGAAGTGTTGGTTTCTTTCCATGAAACGAGCCCCTGGCACCCAGCTCACGTGTTGAGCTCTACGTGGGAGACTTCAAAACTGAGACAAAGTCGATCCCACCCCGTTATGGCCAAGAGATCTCAtaacttttctctttgccttttaaGTCATACAGGGTAAACGCCACACTTCGTCAGCCCTAACTCCACTGAAGCAAAGGTTTTTGTGTCTGAAATACACATGATTCTGGCAGAGCACGGTGCTGATCACAAGCCCGTTGAGCCCAGAAGGTCAGCCTTAGCATCTATCTTCATTCAACTGCTGTGACATGGAAGGATCAGACAAACAGGTTGTTCTGAGGTTGCAGCAATGAATGAAGCTACAGGCTGGCAAACATGTAATAGAGGACATCTTACAGTGCTCAGAACTACTGTGGGGGTTTCTGGCAATCTTTGACATCAGTTGTTACTTGGGCTATAAAATGTGTTATAAGTGATGTAATATAAGGagctaaataaaacagaatgaaCACCGTTGGGCTCTCCCGGCATCTGAGTCCCACCATGCTCCAAACTGCCTAAAGAGAATCAAAAGGTCTGTTTGGTCCTTTCTTCCCCCCATAGACTGTGAAAGAGCACTTCTTCACccattttgtcatttctttAAATACCGTCTATGGAAAAATTCAGAGACAAACCATGTACCTTTAATGCAGTTTATTGAAGGCACAGTGAAAAGCTGGGAAGTTTGAGCAGCCGATGAAAGAAGCTCTGTTTACATGAGTACAAGATGTCAACTCAGAAGGTTTATGAACCAATAACTTCCCTTGGCATTGtgggggtggggatggggggtgaGGTCTTCTAAAAATCAGCACGCTTTGAACTAGCCACCCCTAACATGCAGAAGCAAATGAAAGGACTACGTATTCATCTGTAAGCAAATTCCACAAAAAGCCTATGGCTGCGGTGTAACTAGCAGGTGCTTTGAAAGCTGAAATTGCCTTGTCTAAAATTTAAGCTCAAATTTGCAGCTCAGGGTTTCTTCtttgacaacaaaaaaaaaaaaaaaaaagaaaaaaaagaaaggagcgTGCTCTTTGCAGTGCCTCCCAGGAAAGTTAAATCATCACtctcttttctgaaatgctttgggaggagctggaagaaaaagaggtgtCTCATAAGGAAGAACATTGTTAATGAATCTACTCGTTATGGGAAAAGCCAGAGAGAGAAGGCAGTGCAACAGGCAAACCCTTCAAGCTGTGATAATCTAGACAGTATAAACTCAGAGCAATAATACTGTGTTgagcacctgctggagaagCTTGCTAGATGTGTCTTTGGGGTTGGGGACTCTGAAAACGTAACTTGGTGGGGTGTATATCTGATGCTAATAAATGTGGGAAAGGGTTCAGTGACACATGTTGCTACTAGTGGGCAGAGAAACTATCCTGCATCATCTCAGTGGTAGGAACAGCACGTCTAAGCGCTGTCCTCTGACATTGCTGGCTGTGCCACCTCCCCAGCTGATGGCCCTATGGAACAACGCATGGGTCTCTGACAACCCCGTAGTTCCCCACCACGGCATTGTTGCACCCCACAACTTCAGGGCTGTTTGCAACGACGACGGGAGGGCCCGCCAGCTGCCTGACCACGCAGCCTTGGTTTCCAAAGCTGACCACCccaccagcttggcaagcccCCATCCTAGCATTCAAGCCCCCGTTTCCCGTGCTGATGACAGTACGGGCTGGGTACCCCCCGCTCTGGGAGCTGAATCCCCCATTTTTGCAGTTGACCCCTCCAGCTTGGCAATACACTTCTGGGACACACTGCTTGGCCACCGAGCTAATGACTCTCTTGGGGTGGATCCCAGCGCTCCGGGAGCTGAATCCTCCGTTCTGGGAGCTGTGTCGTCCGGACCGTCTGCCCAGGGAGCCGTAGCCACACGCAGCCCCGTTTGCAGCCAGCATCCCACAGTCATCGGGGATATTGTAGCCACTGCTGACCACAGCTGTAAGACAGCCCACGGGATTAATTATTTagagaggaaaactggaagactCTCACAAGGCAAGATGTTTCATGAGTGACAGAACTGACCAAACCTGATTTCCTCTAGATTTGTCCAACGTATCTgagcccctgctccagctgactCCTCCCTCATGTCCCAACACATCCCCTCACAGATCCTTCCAGTTCCCACATTGCTCATCTGCCTGGTGACATATTCTCTCCCAGGTTCAACGCACATCGGTGCATTGCCTGGCGGGTTCACCAGGACAGCTCGCTGTTGCCTCCAAGAGTAGAGAAGGGTCGTGAATTTGACCTTCCCCCCTCCATCcgaaagcagatttttttgaaattcGGAGGTATTTGAGATTTCTGAGACTAAACCTTCAACATCAGCCTGGACTGCAACGGAAaagggaggcagaggcagaaggaGCTGGGGCAGACAGATAATGCTACTCCATAAACTGACTTTCCTAAAATAAGAAACCCCCATGGCTGAAAATCTACAGGTTACTTACACACGCTCACCGGGTTTCCCACACATATCCTGTtaggggagagaagagaaatgcacGTTATCCTATTAAACAGTTGCATGCATATCTAGAAACTTGACGTTACTCATAACTTCCAGCCATACATCCAGCCCACTTAATCTCTTGTTGTAACACGTCTGACTATCCCTAGGACAGGAACTGTTTTTGCTGGCTCAAGGGTGGCCTGTATGGCCTCCAGCCATCTCTCCAGGCCCAGTTTCTGTGAGCCTGGGAGGATCCTGGAGCTGCAAAATTCACTTGGGAGCTGGAATCGTTCTGGCTTCTGATATacaggaggaaagggacaagGTCTCTGTCACCCACCTGCTCTCTTCACCCTCCAGTAGAGTCTTATATGTTGCAATCTCAATATCCAGGGCCAGTTTGACATTCAGCAGCTCCTGGTAATCCCGCAGCATGCAAGCCAGCTCATCCTTGGCCTTCTGGAGGGCGTTCTGCAGCTCAACATGCTTCTCCCGGGCATCTTTCAGGGCACAATCCCCACGCTGCTCAACATCACAAATGGAGGTTTGCAGGCAGGAGACCTGTCAGAGGGGAGGATAACAGTGCAGGTATCTTCAAGGCTTTGTTTCCTAATCCTGGACATTCTGGGTTTGGATTAATCCACGCCTCCAATTGcaaatagagaaaaacaaaacccaccagcaTCCCTTCTCTCTATCCACTTTTCAACTATACACTTTCCAACTACAGCCTAGAGCAGATCTTAAGTCTACTAAAGGCCAATGCGTCATCTTCCCCCATATCTGAGCTGTCCTCCAAGACATTGCACTTTCTGGAAACATCGCCTCTGGGCCTCTCCTACCTGCTTCTTCACATTCTCCAGTTCACACTGCAGCTTCTGTATCATCCGGGTTAGCTCTGAAATCTCACACTTGTTGCTTTGTAGATCATCGCAATACTTGCCTCTCTTATCCTGAAGCTCCTGAAACTGGAACCAAAAAACAAGACAATCATCATTTTTGACCTGCAGCCTGTTAAGTTGCCAGGCAGACCCCCAGGTTGCTTCTTACTCACTCTGGTTTGGTAGAAAGCATCAACTTCTTCTTTGCTCTTTTGAGCTATTTCTTGGTACCAGCATTCAACGTTCTTGATGATGCTTTCCATGTCCAGGTCTCGGTTGTTGTCCATTTTCACGATGACCGAAGTATCGCATAGCTGGCGATCTACCTGAGCTCGTTCCTACAGGTTGGGGAATGGCTTAGTCAGCTGTTAGCAATTCTCAGACTTTGTAGTgaaagcagggctgggacaAATAGCCACACTGCTCAGCTGATGGCTATAACAAGTCAAGAAATGTCCCTCAGGTTGGCTCAGCAGAAAATCCTGCCTGCTGGATGAGTTGCCACATGTCAGCTGCTGACCTACATGCTCACCTGCAGCAATTCTGTCCACATCAAGGGCAAGGAATGTGAGTGACTTAACCCTCAGTATCCTGTCATCTTCAGCTGCTTTACTGTTGTTAATGACAGGATTACACTGGGAGTTTCTTTAGCTCTAATCAGGCAACTACAATCTGGAGTAACTAGACAGACGCAGCCAATTAATACCTGGAGCTGCATTAAGAGGGAACCACCCTATTTCCAGCATAATCATGTTAATATTATGTCAACCTTGTACCTCCAAGTGTTCAGGGCTTGGCATGAGACATGTCCAAGAGGGGTCTCAAGATGTAGAAATTTGGAGCAGCTGAAGGATGAGACAGCACCACCAGACTCCTGGGACAGATCAGAGAAACTCACCTCCTCGAACACACATTTCAGCAGCTCCAACTGCCTTCTTAACAGATCCACCTTCACCTCCAGCTCTTCCTTGTTCAAAAAGATACAGTCTGCATCCTGAAAGAGAGGAGACATGTTCCAGAAAATCTTGCTGAAAACATTGAAAGACACAGAAGACAAAGGCAACGCCAGTAAAACAGAAACACGTTTCAACAAGATTTCAAGAGCAGAAAGGTGTGAGAGGGTGAGTCAAGATGCCCTGGTGTCTcctaaaggaaacaaaatcattCCAACGTGACTTACAGGGATTAGTTTATTCATTACTTAGGACTTAGCTACAAACTCAGAATTGACTAATgagtatttaaacaaaattttttaatattgttcaaatgatttctgcttttctgatgtCCAGGTAT is part of the Nyctibius grandis isolate bNycGra1 chromosome 11, bNycGra1.pri, whole genome shotgun sequence genome and encodes:
- the LOC137669027 gene encoding keratin, type II cytoskeletal 4-like, yielding MSRQAPTVRSVLGRRGFSSASEICGRTYAASACQPVRCGAGAYSSRSVCNLGGNRRISYVNGVCGTGCFGEFGFGGVGYGNVGGRVGLCGPRGYSIVRGYPDRKAEGIQGICIDERLLKPLCVGIDPLEHEIRCQEKEQIKTLNTQFACFIDKVRFLEQQNKVLETKWGLLQQYVLPKKGKNLELYFENYICDLRKRLDCLLCEKQKLGSEECATSQLVEEFKCKYEEEINRRTTVENEFVALKKDADCIFLNKEELEVKVDLLRRQLELLKCVFEEERAQVDRQLCDTSVIVKMDNNRDLDMESIIKNVECWYQEIAQKSKEEVDAFYQTRFQELQDKRGKYCDDLQSNKCEISELTRMIQKLQCELENVKKQVSCLQTSICDVEQRGDCALKDAREKHVELQNALQKAKDELACMLRDYQELLNVKLALDIEIATYKTLLEGEESRICVGNPVSVSVVSSGYNIPDDCGMLAANGAACGYGSLGRRSGRHSSQNGGFSSRSAGIHPKRVISSVAKQCVPEVYCQAGGVNCKNGGFSSQSGGYPARTVISTGNGGLNARMGACQAGGVVSFGNQGCVVRQLAGPPVVVANSPEVVGCNNAVVGNYGVVRDPCVVP